The proteins below are encoded in one region of Drosophila virilis strain 15010-1051.87 chromosome 6, Dvir_AGI_RSII-ME, whole genome shotgun sequence:
- the LOC6636255 gene encoding uncharacterized protein, with the protein MITAAKKLKGSDGKIGGLQHLAGAPEVEESDEERELTNLNWLLRNQNLSWPKTIDANSEDDVNGQVGSNRSLSTAAAEGVNAQKKPKALEYDTLKHMTNKSCPDSRKSSAATAPLKRPSPAERYDIFINKIKRDLVEYEKSANTYKTDVTHKPPFNYSHIIGMAMLENGRVTLQQICAWIEAKFAFFRVRKKWNNSIRHNLSLHHCFRNRKREEKGKGGYWELGVDPKKCDRKRIRNRKTTQSKLNPVSDLSKNQSQLSKYQFTNNEIRSHRTQDSHTPDEKPRNSRLDSSDNNMAEQDVQLDCLTLTEVEVGLGLTLPNALSPRVHDPDATFLFPDTLPATLTTNNEAFHLQQQYELGTIIISTTGILEEPSCLNSLISNKFGCSNMIYKEDEIPTASENVTISSHKMDANRDANVALIASSEMPIPGSFTINYDYSNFRPFMDSVDESFGYLQSSEINRNEDILDNLLDVCVRDY; encoded by the exons ATGATTACGGCAGCAAAAAAATTGAAAGGCAGCGATGGTAAAATCGGAGGATTGCAGCACCTCGCTGGAGCGCCAGAAGTGGAAGAGTCTGACGAGGAGCGCGAATTGACAAATTTAAACTGGCTACTAAGAAACCAAAATCTTTCGTGGCCAAAAACAATTGATGCTAACTCCGAGGATGATGTTAATGGCCAGGTCGGCAGCAATCGGAGCCTGTccacggcagcagcagaaggtgTCAATGCACAGAAGAAACCAAAGGCTTTGGAATATGATACTTTAAAGCATATGACAAATAAATCTTGTCCGGACTCAAGAAAATCAAGCGCAGCAACGGCACCTTTAAAACGTCCAAGTCCAGCCGAGCGCTATGATATTTTCATCAACAAAATAAAGCG CGATTTAGTGGAATATGAAAAATCGGCCAACACGTATAAAACGGACGTAACACACAAGCCGCCCTTTAACTACTCCCACATCATTGGAATGGCAATGCTGGAAAATGGACGGGTCACATTGCAACAGATTTGCGCATGGATTGAGGCCAAATTTGCCTTCTTTCGCGTGCGTAAAAAATGGAAC AATTCCATAAGGCACAACCTGTCGCTGCACCACTGTTTTCGTAATCGCAAACGCGAGGAGAAGGGCAAGGGAGGCTATTGGGAGCTGGGAGTGGATCCCAAGAAATGTGATAGAAAACGCATTCGCAATCGCAAGACGACCCAATCGAAGTTAAATCCAGTTTCGGATTTGTCAAAAAATCAAAGTCAATTGTCGAAATATCAATTCACCAACAATGAGATAAGATCCCACAGGACTCAGGACTCACATACGCCGGATGAGAAGCCCAGAAATTCCCGGCTGGATAGTTCCGACAATAACATGGCCGAGCAGGATGTGCAATTGGATTGCCTAACCCTAACGGAGGTTGAAGTTGGCTTGGGCCTGACGTTACCAAATGCTCTGAGTCCGAGGGTGCACGATCCTGACGCCACTTTCCTATTTCCGGATACACTTCCGGCTACCCTGACCACAAACAATGAAGCCTTTCATCTGCAGCAGCAATACGAGCTGGGCACCATTATAATTAGCACGACGGGCATTCTGGAGGAACCTTCTTGCCTGAATAGCCTCATCAGCAACAAGTTCGGCTGCTCTAATATG ATCTACAAGGAGGATGAGATTCCCACAGCAAGTGAGAATGTCACCATTTCGTCGCATAAAATGGATGCCAATAGAGATGCGAATGTGGCATTGATTGCAAGCTCTGAGATGCCCATCCCTGGAAGCTTTACCATCAATTACGATTACTCAAATTTTCGACCATTTATGGACAGCGTCGATGAGTCCTTCGGGTATCTCCAGAGCAGCGAGATTAATCGGAATGAGGACATTTTGGATAACCTGCTCGACGTGTGTGTTAGAGATTATTAA